A part of Ignavibacteriales bacterium genomic DNA contains:
- a CDS encoding carboxymuconolactone decarboxylase family protein: MDTYYNPKDLNKFAEMSEGAPELWKKFSAWYGAVFAAGALTEREKALIALAVAHAVQCPYCIDAYTQECLSKGADLDQMTEAVHVASAIRGGASLVHGVQMKNVNEKLTM; encoded by the coding sequence ATGGATACATACTACAATCCAAAAGACTTAAATAAATTTGCCGAAATGAGTGAAGGCGCGCCCGAATTATGGAAAAAATTCAGCGCTTGGTACGGCGCTGTGTTTGCTGCCGGCGCACTAACCGAAAGAGAAAAAGCGTTGATAGCCCTTGCTGTGGCTCATGCAGTTCAATGTCCATATTGCATTGATGCTTACACGCAAGAATGTTTATCAAAAGGTGCCGACCTTGATCAAATGACTGAGGCGGTTCACGTTGCATCAGCCATTAGGGGTGGGGCATCATTAGTCCACGGCGTGCAAATGAAAAACGTGAATGAAAAGTTAACAATGTAA
- a CDS encoding T9SS type A sorting domain-containing protein — protein sequence MTDKVILNWQTATEVNNYGFEIERNTPLSPLSRGEVEGNVWEKIGFVNGNGNSNSPKSYSFIDDDVSAGSYLYRLKQIDNDGQFEYSKTVEVSFIKPDAFALEQNYPNPFNPTTIIRYTIPTTPLSFGEGLGVRLKVFDVLGNEVAALVNETQQPGTYEVEFNADKLSSGVYYYRLQTVNIIETKKMILIR from the coding sequence ATGACGGATAAAGTAATTCTTAATTGGCAGACGGCAACGGAGGTGAATAATTATGGTTTTGAGATAGAGCGAAACACACCCCTCAGTCCCCTCTCCAGAGGGGAAGTTGAAGGTAATGTTTGGGAGAAGATTGGTTTTGTTAATGGTAATGGAAATTCTAATTCACCCAAAAGTTATTCTTTTATTGATGATGATGTTTCTGCTGGAAGTTATCTCTACAGACTAAAACAAATTGATAATGATGGACAGTTTGAATATTCCAAAACGGTAGAAGTTTCATTTATTAAACCAGATGCATTTGCATTAGAGCAGAATTATCCAAATCCATTTAATCCAACAACAATTATACGTTACACAATCCCAACAACTCCCCTCTCCTTTGGAGAGGGGTTGGGGGTGAGGCTAAAAGTGTTTGATGTTTTGGGCAATGAAGTAGCAGCATTAGTAAACGAAACACAGCAGCCAGGCACTTATGAAGTAGAGTTTAATGCCGATAAACTTTCCAGCGGAGTTTATTATTATCGGCTGCAAACGGTCAATATTATTGAAACAAAAAAAATGATACTAATCAGATGA
- the arsS gene encoding arsenosugar biosynthesis radical SAM protein ArsS (Some members of this family are selenoproteins.) translates to MKAFGESLALANEQLKILNDNSTTFPHFDDKYKLTGEDALTAGKVEILQVNVGKMCNQVCKHCHVDAGPDRKEIMTKETMQYCLDVLQKTAIAKVDLTGGAPEMNPNFKWFVDEIKKLDRHVMVRSNLTILQANGFEDYADFMAKHNVEIISSLPYYKASFTDKQRGDGVFDKSIAAIKKLNELGYGKDNTALTLDLVYNPVGAFLPPSQHQLEQDYKRELLRNFGIVFNNLYTITNMPISRFLDYLIESGNYESYMQKLIDSFNPSAALNVMCKFTLSVGWDGALFDCDFNQMLEMNLNHGAPNHIRDFDITKLEQRRIITGQHCYGCTAGAGSSCGGATA, encoded by the coding sequence ATGAAGGCTTTTGGTGAAAGCCTTGCGCTCGCAAATGAACAATTAAAAATCTTAAATGATAACTCAACAACATTTCCTCACTTCGACGATAAATATAAGTTAACCGGTGAAGATGCACTAACGGCTGGAAAAGTTGAGATACTCCAGGTTAATGTTGGAAAAATGTGTAATCAGGTTTGCAAGCACTGCCACGTTGATGCCGGACCCGACAGGAAAGAGATAATGACTAAAGAAACAATGCAATACTGCTTAGACGTTTTGCAAAAAACAGCAATTGCAAAAGTTGATTTAACCGGCGGCGCTCCCGAAATGAATCCAAACTTCAAATGGTTTGTTGATGAAATAAAAAAACTTGACCGCCATGTAATGGTGCGTTCTAATCTTACTATCCTTCAGGCTAATGGCTTTGAAGATTATGCCGATTTCATGGCTAAACATAATGTCGAAATAATTTCTTCGCTTCCTTATTACAAAGCTTCCTTCACTGATAAACAGCGGGGGGATGGGGTATTTGATAAATCCATTGCCGCAATTAAAAAACTGAATGAACTTGGCTATGGTAAGGATAATACAGCATTGACACTTGATTTAGTTTATAACCCTGTAGGTGCATTCCTTCCCCCTTCACAGCATCAATTGGAACAGGATTACAAGCGCGAACTGCTGCGAAATTTTGGAATTGTATTTAATAATCTTTACACAATAACTAATATGCCGATCAGCAGATTTCTTGATTATCTTATCGAATCAGGTAACTATGAATCCTATATGCAGAAACTGATTGACTCGTTCAATCCTTCAGCGGCATTAAATGTTATGTGCAAATTTACTTTGTCAGTCGGCTGGGATGGGGCATTATTTGACTGCGATTTCAATCAGATGCTCGAAATGAACCTTAACCATGGCGCGCCAAATCATATCAGGGATTTTGACATTACAAAACTTGAACAGAGAAGAATAATTACCGGACAGCACTGTTACGGCTGTACCGCCGGCGCCGGTTCAAGCTGCGGCGGAGCTACTGCTTAA
- a CDS encoding DUF2064 domain-containing protein yields MELINKKRAVVLFTASPEMETGKKLIGLKKRNKKLFEIFQSNISKTVNDARKQISFDFVVSSDFTSNNSIRFGSYNILQSGKNFAERFENTLHQMFSDKYEEVIIIGDDCVAFDSKLIIDAFNKLSSNDYVVGPASDGGFYLLGLKYFQHETFKNIQWQTSSVTNELITNISNGGSTFQLLPVLSDIDSEHDLYEWLNSSSSKISLAYSQIIKLLTEPILFLKEIIFSISSKSFSLHFSNLPPPAFCR; encoded by the coding sequence GTGGAATTGATTAATAAAAAACGGGCGGTAGTTCTTTTTACAGCTTCTCCTGAAATGGAAACAGGCAAGAAGCTTATTGGCCTCAAAAAAAGAAACAAAAAATTATTTGAAATTTTTCAATCTAATATTTCTAAAACCGTTAACGATGCTAGAAAACAAATTTCATTCGACTTCGTAGTTTCATCTGATTTTACTTCCAATAATTCTATCCGCTTTGGTTCGTATAACATTTTACAGTCCGGGAAAAACTTTGCTGAAAGATTTGAGAATACTCTTCATCAAATGTTTTCAGACAAATATGAAGAAGTAATTATTATTGGAGACGATTGTGTCGCTTTTGATTCTAAACTAATCATTGATGCCTTTAATAAATTAAGCTCTAATGATTATGTGGTTGGTCCAGCCTCCGATGGAGGATTCTATCTTTTAGGATTAAAATATTTTCAGCACGAAACATTTAAAAATATTCAGTGGCAGACAAGCTCTGTCACTAACGAGCTTATTACAAACATTTCTAATGGAGGAAGCACCTTTCAATTACTTCCTGTCCTTTCAGATATTGACTCTGAACATGATCTTTATGAATGGCTGAATAGCAGTAGTTCAAAAATTTCTCTCGCTTATTCTCAAATAATAAAATTACTTACCGAGCCAATTCTATTCTTAAAAGAAATAATCTTTTCCATATCATCAAAATCATTCTCACTTCATTTTTCAAATCTCCCTCCCCCAGCTTTTTGCCGCTAA